A DNA window from Streptococcus mutans contains the following coding sequences:
- a CDS encoding Txe/YoeB family addiction module toxin: MFNFTEQAWKDYVSWQQEDKKILKRINRLIEDIKRNPFEGIGKPEPLKYRYSGAWSRRITDEHRLVYLVEEDEIYFLSFRDHYK; the protein is encoded by the coding sequence ATGTTTAACTTTACAGAACAAGCTTGGAAAGATTATGTTTCTTGGCAACAAGAAGATAAAAAGATACTCAAACGTATCAATCGTTTAATTGAGGATATCAAACGAAATCCTTTTGAAGGGATTGGAAAACCAGAGCCATTAAAATATCGTTATTCGGGTGCTTGGTCTCGTAGAATTACAGATGAACACCGATTAGTCTATCTGGTTGAAGAAGATGAAATTTATTTCTTATCCTTTCGAGACCATTATAAATAA
- a CDS encoding type II toxin-antitoxin system Phd/YefM family antitoxin — protein sequence MEAVVYSNFRNNLKNYMKKVNDEYEPLMVVNKNPDENIVVLSKENWDSIQETIRLMNNDYLSDKVLSGMEQVKQKKVVQRQLLEVEDV from the coding sequence ATGGAAGCTGTAGTCTATTCAAATTTCAGAAACAACTTAAAGAATTATATGAAAAAAGTCAATGATGAATATGAACCTCTAATGGTTGTCAATAAAAACCCTGATGAGAATATTGTGGTCTTATCTAAGGAAAACTGGGATAGTATTCAAGAAACCATCCGCCTAATGAATAACGATTATCTTTCAGACAAGGTTCTATCAGGGATGGAACAAGTTAAACAAAAGAAAGTCGTTCAACGCCAATTATTAGAGGTGGAAGATGTTTAA
- a CDS encoding FtsK/SpoIIIE domain-containing protein, giving the protein MKLFTYRGIRVRKFHEKIKRLTFALFLLPFLLGGGIFAYLHRDQLQNQVQRDPITYGILFGGGLLGLLLLDGVVQVICYRKFLFFSRLDSLRILSHYLLDNNLYKVKKTKSNNRTRERILLPKVYLKRDHFSITVSLRLQGSRFQDRFIALEKPLEIMFDGDFMNKQFTKGYVSYTIAIDQFSGRLSIFDVKMTEKGIYLMKDVYWDFNKHPHLLIGGGTGGGKTVLLMILIWVLAQIGYVEILDPKRSDFVGLKNIPVFKGRVYWDKKEMLACLKRAEQEMDKRYDYMTSRPDYQAGKKYYAYGLKPRFIVIDELAALAAKLERDYQSSGDFIEYLTELILKGRQSGVIMIVAMQRPDGEYLKTSLRDQFMKRISVGHLEDTGNKMMFGDANANKVFKKIDEIDGEEVSGRGYIANGGEVAREFYSPLVPLDDGFSFFEEYKKLPVLNDPLLETLETTPTSSSDLPVEQAESSLLPLNDFAKEANIPISTLRNLVKYIEKQDYTFIREDNRILLDEADRALLEEIVTEKEQTDLPYKQVVLQYFETPPEPA; this is encoded by the coding sequence ATGAAGTTGTTCACCTATCGGGGGATTCGTGTTCGGAAGTTTCATGAAAAAATCAAACGGCTAACCTTTGCTCTTTTTCTTCTGCCCTTTCTTCTTGGAGGGGGCATTTTCGCTTACCTGCACCGAGACCAGCTTCAAAATCAGGTTCAACGTGACCCGATAACATACGGGATTCTTTTTGGTGGAGGGTTATTAGGATTGCTGCTACTAGATGGCGTAGTGCAAGTGATTTGTTACCGAAAATTTCTTTTCTTTAGCCGTCTAGACAGTTTACGGATTCTTTCTCACTATTTGCTCGATAATAACTTGTATAAGGTCAAAAAGACCAAATCCAACAACCGTACAAGAGAACGGATTCTACTACCAAAAGTGTATTTGAAGCGTGACCATTTTAGTATCACAGTGTCATTGCGCCTTCAAGGTAGCCGATTTCAAGACCGTTTTATCGCCCTTGAAAAACCTCTTGAAATTATGTTTGACGGAGACTTTATGAATAAGCAATTCACCAAAGGCTACGTTTCTTACACTATTGCCATTGACCAATTTTCAGGTCGCTTATCTATCTTTGATGTTAAGATGACTGAAAAAGGGATTTATCTGATGAAAGATGTCTATTGGGATTTCAATAAACATCCACACTTGCTGATTGGTGGTGGAACGGGTGGTGGTAAAACGGTTCTCTTGATGATTCTGATTTGGGTTTTAGCTCAAATTGGTTATGTGGAAATCCTTGACCCGAAACGCTCTGACTTTGTCGGATTGAAAAATATTCCTGTCTTTAAAGGTCGGGTTTACTGGGATAAAAAAGAAATGTTAGCTTGTTTAAAGCGTGCTGAGCAGGAAATGGATAAACGTTATGATTACATGACCAGTCGCCCTGATTATCAGGCAGGGAAAAAGTATTATGCTTATGGGCTAAAACCTCGTTTTATCGTCATTGATGAGTTGGCAGCCTTAGCTGCTAAATTAGAGCGAGATTATCAATCATCTGGAGACTTTATCGAATACCTAACCGAATTGATTTTGAAAGGTCGCCAATCTGGGGTAATCATGATTGTTGCTATGCAACGTCCTGATGGGGAATATCTCAAAACCTCTTTACGTGACCAATTTATGAAACGAATTTCTGTTGGTCACTTAGAAGATACTGGTAATAAAATGATGTTTGGAGACGCTAACGCTAATAAAGTCTTCAAAAAGATTGATGAAATTGACGGTGAGGAAGTTTCCGGTCGTGGTTATATTGCAAACGGTGGAGAAGTAGCTAGGGAATTTTACTCTCCTCTTGTACCACTAGATGACGGCTTTTCTTTCTTTGAAGAATATAAAAAGCTACCCGTCTTGAATGACCCGTTATTAGAGACACTAGAAACTACGCCCACTTCATCATCTGACTTACCCGTTGAACAAGCAGAATCGTCCCTACTTCCTCTGAATGACTTCGCCAAGGAAGCAAACATCCCAATTTCAACCTTACGAAATCTTGTGAAATACATAGAAAAACAGGACTATACATTCATCAGAGAGGACAACCGTATTCTGTTAGATGAAGCAGATAGGGCCTTATTGGAGGAAATTGTGACGGAGAAAGAACAGACTGACTTGCCTTATAAGCAAGTTGTCCTTCAATACTTTGAAACACCTCCTGAGCCAGCGTAG
- a CDS encoding DUF961 family protein: protein MTVKFAADVIETFDTVKTLGTLNFLEAIPFMHWEDYVEEGTGEEKRRETDKVDYVDVKLYSSAVNGDITVTVPPEAKVAQMTAEKNYNDEVTLVAPTARFWSNSETINNRRITTSGVKLRAKDVVLVGKPEPKKEG from the coding sequence ATGACTGTAAAATTTGCTGCTGATGTGATTGAAACTTTTGATACTGTAAAAACTCTTGGAACTCTAAATTTCCTTGAAGCTATTCCTTTTATGCACTGGGAAGACTATGTGGAAGAAGGAACTGGTGAAGAAAAGCGTCGTGAAACAGATAAGGTTGATTATGTAGATGTGAAACTCTACTCCTCTGCGGTCAATGGGGATATTACCGTAACGGTTCCACCTGAAGCAAAAGTGGCTCAAATGACCGCTGAAAAGAACTACAATGATGAAGTAACGCTTGTAGCTCCTACAGCTCGTTTCTGGTCAAATTCAGAAACTATTAACAATCGCCGTATCACCACAAGTGGGGTTAAACTACGGGCTAAAGATGTTGTGTTAGTGGGAAAGCCTGAACCTAAAAAGGAAGGATAA
- a CDS encoding type II toxin-antitoxin system YafQ family toxin translates to MYQVKFTSAFKKSYKRIKKRGLEMTLLDEVIEKLRLGQTLEEKYRDHELKGNFVGFRECHIKPDWLLIYLIEDDILTLTLADTGSHADLFKM, encoded by the coding sequence ATGTACCAAGTCAAGTTCACCTCTGCTTTTAAAAAGAGCTACAAACGGATTAAAAAGCGAGGCTTAGAGATGACACTCTTAGATGAAGTGATTGAAAAACTCCGCCTAGGACAGACACTAGAAGAAAAATACCGTGACCATGAACTCAAAGGAAACTTTGTTGGCTTTAGGGAATGCCACATCAAGCCAGATTGGCTCTTGATTTATCTGATTGAAGATGATATTTTGACATTGACTTTAGCTGATACAGGCAGTCATGCGGATTTGTTTAAGATGTGA
- a CDS encoding type II toxin-antitoxin system RelB/DinJ family antitoxin, with the protein MATVPTQIRIDETVKAQATSLFNDLGMDMSSAVNIFLRQCLLRGGLPFTVEVPNYSQKTLEALAEAKRISRDETVASYGNLADLKKALEA; encoded by the coding sequence ATGGCAACTGTTCCAACGCAAATTCGGATTGATGAAACTGTCAAAGCCCAAGCAACTTCATTATTTAATGACTTGGGGATGGATATGTCTAGTGCGGTCAATATTTTTCTTCGTCAATGTCTATTGCGTGGTGGACTTCCTTTCACGGTTGAAGTCCCCAATTATAGCCAAAAGACCTTAGAAGCTCTGGCAGAAGCTAAGCGTATTTCTCGTGATGAAACGGTCGCTTCTTATGGCAATCTAGCAGATTTAAAGAAGGCTCTGGAAGCTTAG
- a CDS encoding helix-turn-helix domain-containing protein, whose translation MFPERLKALRLEANLTQSDVAKSLNISQPSYAQWENGRRKPSSETLEKFAQFYNVSIDYLMGKSDYKNSDEIDLSTFEVLYRKTSKNLSDEERKILEEDLRKFLLEREKAIKAMNKEKKD comes from the coding sequence ATGTTTCCCGAACGCTTAAAAGCTCTGCGTTTAGAAGCTAATCTAACGCAAAGCGATGTAGCTAAAAGTTTAAATATATCGCAACCCTCATATGCCCAATGGGAAAATGGAAGAAGAAAACCGTCTTCAGAAACATTAGAAAAGTTTGCGCAGTTTTATAATGTATCCATTGATTATTTAATGGGAAAATCTGATTACAAAAATTCAGATGAGATTGACTTATCAACGTTTGAAGTTCTGTATCGGAAAACTTCTAAAAATTTATCTGATGAAGAGAGGAAAATACTAGAAGAAGATTTAAGAAAATTTCTGTTAGAGAGAGAAAAAGCCATTAAGGCTATGAATAAAGAAAAGAAAGACTGA
- a CDS encoding ImmA/IrrE family metallo-endopeptidase — MQRIYFNVWNRVKQSLYPFMKLNKVHPLHYTFQDYFNYEVNKKNILVIPHHIRIDIAGFNINDDVLTISYQDSDSTNRQNFTKCHELGHILLHHSRRVFTDFHDDSLQEREANLYSAFLLMPDIVLLTKIFYQQMAFQEVETALQVSGQALKTRLTDFLNFELDMNRLSAKQTVEDYLTRKNKHIIGYFDQVKDYIISDYNEFEPSTLEIFHYLMNQSNFVSDIDLPELADTQFISLVKQCYPKFKIWGLYDKGQSISYAWNPKQLTEVAAKRHAKLLLITRK, encoded by the coding sequence GTGCAAAGAATTTACTTCAATGTTTGGAATCGTGTAAAGCAATCACTTTATCCATTCATGAAATTAAATAAAGTACATCCTCTTCATTATACTTTTCAGGATTACTTCAATTATGAAGTCAACAAGAAAAATATACTTGTCATTCCTCATCATATCCGAATAGATATAGCAGGTTTTAATATCAATGATGATGTTTTAACGATTTCCTATCAAGATAGCGATTCTACCAATCGTCAAAATTTCACAAAATGTCACGAATTGGGTCACATCTTATTACACCACAGTAGGCGAGTATTTACTGATTTTCATGATGATTCTCTACAAGAAAGGGAAGCTAATCTTTACTCAGCTTTTCTCTTAATGCCTGATATTGTGCTTCTAACTAAGATTTTTTACCAGCAAATGGCTTTTCAAGAGGTAGAAACAGCATTACAAGTTTCTGGTCAAGCTCTCAAAACTCGTTTGACAGACTTTTTAAATTTTGAATTAGACATGAATAGGCTATCTGCAAAACAAACTGTAGAAGATTATCTAACCAGAAAAAACAAACACATTATCGGTTACTTTGACCAAGTGAAAGACTATATTATCTCTGATTATAATGAATTTGAACCTAGTACACTAGAAATATTCCATTATCTGATGAATCAATCAAACTTTGTTTCAGATATTGACTTACCAGAGTTAGCAGATACTCAATTTATCTCTTTGGTAAAACAATGTTATCCAAAATTCAAAATTTGGGGACTGTATGATAAGGGACAATCTATTAGCTATGCTTGGAATCCTAAACAACTAACAGAAGTAGCAGCTAAACGACATGCGAAACTCCTTTTAATAACAAGAAAATGA
- a CDS encoding DNA cytosine methyltransferase — translation MPYAIDLFCGAGGFSEGILQAGFDIIFSSDKSPMVEETYTNRHKQLGLVEGIDTHLELADIKELTSDKIFQSINSLKYGNIFERGTVDVIFGGPPCQGFSRLGKRDSKDPRNMLFHEYLRIIRDVMPRYVVMENVTGILDMQMLDFPSVLDDRIYKGQNLVQSILKNELEELGYTLLDTQVLNAANFGVPQQRNRVVFLAYRDDVAPIQYPESDNNIPNVTVYDALGDLYGGEFGYETDYSLQSRLGRTPNTDGHPITNDNPLNMEISRHDDIVTQRFSLYQQGENRAKAVNRIQLEGLELKRDYPNLFIESLFQINGKANQLHIIKQLKKQDLLQESFKSERWLQFTNRQLGLLSMNDTDNSAKQHILKSLALRLKTSFEEAELFWNEIKNQLNSDITEDKFSKMLRDGDLTPEAIEAIFTKKSIRVRLDQNSVSPTMVTLPDDYIHPFFNRVLTVREMARLQSFDDSFEFLGKRTTGGDKRAKETPQFTQVGNAVPPLLAKAIAEQVMIALNND, via the coding sequence ATGCCCTATGCAATAGACTTATTCTGTGGTGCTGGTGGATTCAGTGAAGGAATTCTACAAGCTGGATTTGATATTATCTTCTCTAGTGATAAAAGCCCCATGGTTGAAGAAACTTATACAAACCGACATAAACAACTAGGTTTAGTAGAAGGTATTGATACACACCTTGAACTTGCAGATATAAAAGAATTGACTTCTGACAAAATTTTTCAATCTATTAACTCGTTAAAATACGGAAATATTTTTGAAAGAGGAACTGTTGATGTCATTTTTGGCGGTCCTCCTTGTCAAGGGTTCAGCCGATTAGGAAAAAGAGACTCCAAAGACCCTAGAAATATGCTTTTTCATGAATATTTGCGTATCATTAGAGATGTTATGCCACGTTATGTTGTTATGGAAAATGTAACCGGTATTTTAGATATGCAGATGTTAGACTTTCCTAGCGTACTTGATGATAGAATTTACAAAGGACAAAACTTGGTTCAATCTATCCTTAAAAATGAGTTGGAAGAATTAGGATATACTTTACTTGATACGCAGGTTCTTAATGCAGCAAACTTTGGTGTCCCACAACAAAGAAATCGTGTTGTATTTCTAGCATATCGTGATGACGTAGCACCTATTCAATACCCAGAAAGTGATAATAACATTCCAAACGTTACTGTTTATGACGCTTTAGGAGACCTTTATGGTGGGGAATTTGGCTATGAAACAGATTATTCCCTACAAAGTCGACTGGGTAGGACTCCTAATACTGATGGTCACCCCATTACAAATGATAATCCGTTGAATATGGAAATCTCAAGACACGATGATATTGTCACACAGCGATTCTCACTATATCAACAAGGAGAAAATAGAGCTAAAGCCGTTAATAGAATCCAATTAGAAGGACTAGAATTAAAAAGGGACTATCCAAACCTATTTATTGAAAGTCTATTTCAAATCAATGGTAAAGCTAACCAGCTTCACATTATCAAGCAACTAAAAAAACAGGATTTGCTTCAAGAAAGTTTTAAATCCGAGAGATGGTTACAATTTACCAATCGTCAGCTTGGGTTATTATCAATGAATGATACGGATAACTCTGCTAAACAACATATTTTAAAATCATTAGCGCTTAGATTAAAAACTTCATTTGAGGAGGCTGAACTATTTTGGAATGAAATCAAGAACCAGTTGAATTCAGATATTACGGAAGATAAGTTTTCAAAAATGCTAAGAGATGGAGATTTAACTCCTGAAGCAATCGAAGCCATCTTTACTAAAAAGAGTATTCGAGTTCGTCTTGACCAAAATAGTGTCTCACCAACTATGGTAACATTACCAGATGACTATATCCACCCATTCTTTAACCGTGTTTTAACTGTTAGGGAAATGGCTCGGCTGCAATCTTTTGATGATAGTTTTGAATTTCTTGGGAAGCGTACCACTGGTGGAGATAAACGGGCAAAAGAGACACCACAATTTACTCAAGTAGGTAATGCTGTCCCACCATTACTGGCTAAGGCAATTGCTGAACAGGTGATGATTGCTCTAAACAATGATTAA
- a CDS encoding helix-turn-helix domain-containing protein, whose protein sequence is MESYIKENIERLLYISDFSQDELADKASLSRQTINKLLSSNSKHNPKLSTLVAASNALSINFPELLVRTDKISVSTDFSLKSTEDYQNILIQNIKLYLRSWKQFSLSNSNGVRESTISNLVNGKYSDIYFSTIESLAKEMEVPLADLFKRGER, encoded by the coding sequence ATGGAAAGTTATATTAAAGAAAATATTGAAAGATTACTTTATATAAGCGATTTTTCACAAGATGAGTTGGCTGATAAAGCTAGTCTTAGTAGACAAACAATCAATAAGTTATTATCTTCTAATTCAAAGCACAATCCTAAGCTTTCTACATTGGTAGCTGCCTCTAATGCTTTATCAATAAATTTTCCAGAGCTTTTGGTTAGAACAGATAAAATTAGTGTTTCCACAGATTTTTCTTTAAAGTCCACAGAAGATTATCAAAATATACTGATACAGAATATAAAGTTGTATTTACGAAGCTGGAAACAATTTTCACTAAGTAATTCAAATGGAGTAAGAGAATCTACGATAAGTAATCTTGTAAATGGTAAATACTCAGATATATATTTTTCAACAATAGAAAGCCTTGCTAAGGAAATGGAAGTTCCGCTTGCTGATTTATTTAAGAGAGGAGAAAGATAA
- a CDS encoding MvaI/BcnI family restriction endonuclease: protein MQFIPYDDELEVINNIHKYNSNDYTVIRLTQTMLNKSIIDANGFLRILLLDNGLLDFGNLTDKVYLTANFVLNGHKHEVKISFYKANKRGDERFWIYDLKKFVKSSKINVNDLIYITVNNQKELTLFNVTHSIPQNSTIIELFGQDKVEDSLNRLIPQIKAIARQGFHNNSKRAGKVAPKDAGDTLESLLGIQTNNSQEADFEGIIELKSKSSKTLDTLFTLRPNFEGTPVAEFEPNDRSRVSAFARLYGYDSDKHLGYKSLYITIGSEENPQNNQGFYLEVNDRDNLVELRKQENNKSILAAFWTFKALEEELHKKHPATLWVKVESKMDGDVAQFKYVEAELTRSPQFMTFLSLIKSGAITYDWRGYTTPSGKYAGKNHGNAWRIKNKQRGLLFGSTEKIKLED from the coding sequence ATGCAATTTATCCCATATGATGATGAGTTAGAGGTTATCAATAACATACATAAGTATAATTCAAATGATTATACTGTTATTAGATTGACACAAACCATGCTAAATAAAAGTATTATTGACGCAAACGGATTTTTAAGAATTTTGCTATTAGATAATGGCTTGTTAGATTTTGGAAATTTGACTGATAAAGTTTATTTGACAGCTAATTTTGTGTTGAACGGCCATAAACATGAAGTAAAAATAAGTTTCTATAAAGCTAATAAAAGAGGAGATGAAAGATTTTGGATATATGATTTAAAGAAGTTCGTTAAATCATCTAAAATCAATGTAAACGACTTGATTTATATAACTGTAAATAACCAAAAGGAACTTACACTATTTAATGTTACCCATAGTATTCCTCAAAATAGCACTATTATAGAACTGTTTGGACAAGATAAAGTTGAAGATTCACTAAATAGGTTAATTCCACAGATTAAAGCCATAGCAAGACAAGGCTTTCATAATAATTCTAAGAGAGCAGGTAAGGTTGCACCGAAAGACGCTGGAGATACCCTAGAATCACTTTTGGGAATTCAAACCAATAATAGTCAAGAAGCTGATTTTGAAGGAATCATTGAGTTAAAATCAAAATCCTCTAAAACACTAGATACCCTATTTACTTTACGTCCAAATTTCGAAGGAACGCCTGTAGCAGAATTTGAACCGAATGATAGGAGTAGGGTATCGGCGTTTGCTCGTCTGTATGGCTATGACTCAGATAAGCATTTGGGATATAAGAGTCTATACATTACAATAGGTTCAGAAGAAAATCCTCAAAACAATCAAGGGTTCTATCTGGAGGTTAATGATAGGGACAACCTTGTTGAATTAAGAAAACAAGAAAATAACAAGAGTATTTTAGCTGCATTTTGGACATTTAAAGCACTAGAGGAAGAATTACATAAAAAACACCCAGCCACCTTATGGGTGAAAGTTGAATCCAAGATGGACGGTGATGTAGCACAGTTCAAATATGTTGAAGCTGAATTAACTCGTTCACCACAGTTTATGACTTTTCTTTCTCTGATAAAATCAGGAGCAATTACTTATGATTGGAGAGGCTATACTACACCATCTGGGAAGTATGCTGGAAAGAATCATGGTAATGCTTGGCGGATAAAAAATAAGCAAAGAGGTTTGTTATTTGGTAGTACAGAAAAAATTAAACTTGAAGATTGA
- a CDS encoding SIR2 family protein: protein MNSDQFLKDIQGKNVNFLIGSGASFGVVPTLWVKSIEKSFEELLTSKNYDENQRKVLYFIWFELWIRKTKILDFDKNSEVHNQYKRFVQNLIDFLNNEGFDKPKRVNIFTSNYDTLFEMIFDKLSKANRLTYFNDGSRGFFKKFISTENYHLKISHSGMSDSFQREIPTINLLKIHGSVTWHNSDNEIEVDLKNSEFDNLCDLSSEVIKSINKFNNENDSNWFSNEESLLIPDKYEETILCGTLNEEQLSQELTRIYEKFSDKVESFYESYKNFPVVNPTKEKFSDTVFQQHYYQLLRMLSFELEKIDSVLIVFGFSFADEHILEIVRRSIVNPKLKIYVIAFNEDSKEQIKRRLGNLGGSIIDYLPSGSSPDGNEIQGNFSYLNSLFDGKVSDK, encoded by the coding sequence ATGAATTCAGATCAATTTCTAAAAGATATTCAGGGCAAAAATGTTAACTTTTTAATAGGTTCAGGAGCTTCTTTTGGAGTAGTTCCAACATTGTGGGTGAAATCAATAGAAAAATCTTTTGAAGAATTATTGACTTCAAAAAATTATGACGAAAATCAAAGAAAAGTTCTTTATTTTATTTGGTTTGAGCTTTGGATACGTAAAACAAAGATACTTGATTTTGATAAAAACAGTGAAGTGCATAATCAATATAAACGATTTGTTCAAAACTTAATTGATTTTCTTAATAATGAAGGTTTTGATAAACCCAAAAGAGTTAATATATTCACATCGAATTACGACACGTTATTTGAAATGATATTTGATAAACTAAGTAAGGCAAATAGATTAACCTATTTTAATGATGGTAGTAGGGGCTTTTTCAAAAAATTTATTTCGACAGAAAACTATCACTTGAAGATATCTCATTCTGGAATGAGTGATTCTTTTCAAAGGGAAATTCCTACAATTAATTTATTAAAAATTCACGGTTCGGTAACTTGGCATAATAGTGACAATGAAATTGAAGTAGATTTAAAAAACTCAGAATTTGACAATTTATGTGACTTAAGTAGTGAAGTTATAAAATCAATAAATAAATTTAATAATGAGAATGATTCAAACTGGTTTAGTAATGAAGAGAGTTTATTAATTCCTGATAAATACGAGGAAACTATCCTGTGTGGAACTTTAAATGAGGAGCAACTTAGTCAAGAATTAACTCGAATCTATGAAAAATTCTCTGATAAAGTGGAGTCGTTCTATGAATCCTATAAAAACTTTCCAGTAGTAAATCCCACAAAAGAAAAGTTTTCAGACACTGTTTTTCAACAACATTATTATCAATTATTGAGAATGCTAAGTTTTGAATTGGAAAAAATCGATAGTGTTTTAATTGTTTTTGGTTTTTCGTTTGCTGATGAACATATCTTAGAGATTGTACGTCGTTCAATAGTAAATCCTAAGCTTAAGATTTATGTCATTGCTTTTAATGAAGATTCGAAGGAACAAATAAAGAGAAGGTTAGGAAATTTAGGAGGGAGTATTATAGACTATCTCCCGTCCGGATCATCTCCAGATGGTAATGAAATTCAAGGAAATTTTTCATATCTAAATTCATTATTTGATGGAAAGGTAAGTGATAAATGA